A stretch of the Papaver somniferum cultivar HN1 chromosome 6, ASM357369v1, whole genome shotgun sequence genome encodes the following:
- the LOC113290871 gene encoding uncharacterized protein LOC113290871: MAFSQPQWCQDIISSYTEDPLAQQLISELHITPNNKIYSLIDGILRFKSRLYVGSHLNIRQSIIHFVHASVVGGHSGMMGIYNRAKAYFYWPHMKDDIFKFVDSCDIFQCNKTDHSSPGGLLQPLPIPDRAWQHISMDFVEAKEFMHHIFKLHGLPSSILSDRDKVTTSVAAVQDYLQARDHMLQLLNEDLLHAKHRMKHFADLKRTDRYFVVGDLVFLKLQPYRQSSVSLRTHMKLATKYFGPFELVQRIGDVAYKLKLHISHVPQLKKKIGQHLVPYPALPLVDSAGTFIVTPIVVLDSRYLIRDATTVPQVFIQ, from the exons ATGGCATTCTCTCAACCTCAGTGGTGCCAAGACATTATTTCTAGTTATACTGAGGACCCTCTTGCTCAACAATTGATTTCTGAATTGCACATTACTCCCAACAACAAAATTTATTCTCTCATAGATGGCATTCTCAGATTTAAATCCAGACTTTATGTGGGCTCTCATCTCAACATAAGACAGAGTATCATTCATTTTGTTCATGCCTCAGTTGTTGGTGGACATTCTGGCATGATGGGAATATACAACAGAGCTAAAGCCTATTTTTACTGGCCTCACATGAAAGATGACATCTTCAAATTTGTGGATTCTTGTGATATATTCCAATGTAACAAGACTGACCATTCTTCTCCTGGGGGACTTTTGCAGCCACTACCAATTCCAGATAGAGCATGGCAGCATATATCTATGGATTTCGTAGAAG CTAAGGAGTTTATGCACCACATTTTCAAGCTTCATGGACTACCCAGCTCTATTTTATCTGACAGAGACAAG GTTACTACTTCTGTTGCAGCAGTGCAAGATTACCTCCAAGCAAGAGATCACATGCTGCAGTTACTCAACGAAGATTTATTACATGCTAAGCACAGGATGAAACACTTTGCTGATCTCAAAAGAACTGACAGATATTTTGTTGTTGGTGACTTGGTCTTTTTGAAATTACAGCCTTACAGACAGTCTTCAGTTTCCCTCAGAACACATATGAAGCTTGCTACAAAATACTTTGGTCCCTTTGAATTAGTGCAAAGAATTGGTGATGTTGCTTACAAATTGAAGCTGCAT ATATCTCATGTGCCCCAACTAAAGAAGAAAATTGGTCAACACCTAGTTCCTTATCCTGCATTGCCACTGGTGGATAGTGCTGGTACATTTATTGTTACCCCAATTGTTGTGCTGGATTCCAGATATCTCATCAGAGATGCCACCACTGTGCCTCAAGTTTTTATTCAATAG
- the LOC113287804 gene encoding uncharacterized protein LOC113287804 codes for MGGGGVIRAATKVAGLGVNGGFRGALQEKSATTTVAATKKFSKPNSESISTEKTQESNSVITCLSSENGNIKSACAIESPSWRIDDWEFTDGEEEVLLSESSPMPRVIFGVGGVPTLEEAEEATSELKEALDLEMNSSIISKQHELELADTKACVTSDTEVGFCSESKPIFQAFSLLKESPEAQSVVASLASDKNLWEAVLRNEKVMQFIKSRQTINECHDNQTSSKNFEDDEDDTKHSQASENVFMSSIQNLNFAVMDMMNNVSHFFQDLFGGLLGPDNDVSLDGNGNASAASNMDKVIGASFMGLAVMVIMVVVLKRG; via the exons ATGGGAGGAGGTGGAGTTATCAGAGCTGCAACAAAAGTTGCAGGCTTAGGCGTTAATGGAGGTTTCCGTGGAGCTTTGCAAGAAAAATCAGCGACAACAACAGTAGCCGCTACGAAAAAATTCTCGAAACCCAACTCTGAGTCGATCTCCACTGAAAAAACCCAAGAAAGTAACTCTGTTATCACTTGTTTATCATCGGAAAATGGTAATATTAAATCTGCATGCGCAATCGAGTCACCATCTTGGAGGATTGATGATTGGGAATTCACCGATGGAGAAGAAGAGGTTTTGCTATCGGAATCTTCTCCTATGCCTAGAGTTATCTTCGGAGTCGGAGGTGTTCCTACTCTTGAAGAAGCTGAAGAAGCTACTTCTGAACTTAAAGAGGCATTAGACTTGGAGAT GAATTCGTCCATTATCAGTAAACAACATGAGTTAGAATTGGCAGACACCAAGGCTTGTGTTACCAGTGATACTGAGGTGGGCTTTTGTTCGGAGTCGAAACCTATTTTTCAGGCATTCTCATTGCTAAAAGAAAGTCCCGAGGCTCAG AGTGTTGTCGCTTCGCTGGCCTCGGACAAAAATTTGTGGGAAGCGGTGCTGCGAAATGAGAAGGTGATGCAGTTCATCAAATCGCGACAGACTA TTAACGAATGTCATGACAATCAGACATCCTCCAAGAACTTTGAGGACGATGAAGACGATACAAAGCATTCTCAAGCCTCTGAAAATGTGTTTATGTCATCCATACAGAACTTAAACTTTGCAGTGATGGACATGATGAATAATGTGTCCCATTTCTTTCAAGACTTATTTGGAGGTCTGCTGGGGCCAGATAACGATGTCTCGTTAGATGGCAATGGAAATGCTAGTGCTGCAAGCAACATGGACAAAGTCATTGGGGCCTCTTTCATGGGTCTGGCTGTTATGGTGATTATGGTAGTTGTGCTTAAGCGTGGGTAA
- the LOC113287805 gene encoding xyloglucan endotransglucosylase/hydrolase protein 9-like — translation MTRHGFVKILILSLVLSTVFVTLVKSAKFDELFEPSWSLDHVVYEGEQLKLKLDHSSGAGFGSKSKYLFGKTTVQIKLVEGDSAGTVTAFYMSSDGPKHNEFDFEFLGNTTGEPYLVQTNIYINGVGNREERQSLWFDPSKEFHSYSILWNQHQVVFLVDETPIRVYSNKEKRGVPFPKDQPMGVYSSIWNADDWATQGGRVKTDWTHAPFVSSYKGFEIDGCECSITTTADQNQKKCSSATSSGSGSGSGSSSTSSGVTTQKAKYWWDEPIMSELNMHQHHQLLWVRANHQIYDYCTDKTRFPVTPLECEHRP, via the exons ATGACGAGGCATGGGTTTGTTAAGATTTTGATACTAAGTTTGGTATTGAGTACTGTTTTCGTTACTCTAGTGAAATCTGCAAAGTTTGATGAGTTGTTTGAACCAAGTTGGTCTTTAGATCATGTTGTTTACGAAGGAGAACAGCTTAAACTTAAGCTTGATCATTCATCAG GTGCTGGATTTGGGTCGAAAAGCAAATATCTGTTTGGAAAAACAACAGTACAGATTAAACTAGTGGAGGGAGATTCTGCTGGAACTGTTACTGCGTTCTAT ATGTCATCAGACGGTCCAAAACACAATGAGTTCGATTTTGAGTTCTTAGGAAACACAACTGGTGAACCTTACCTAGTTCAAACCAACATTTACATTAATGGAGTTGGAAACAGAGAAGAAAGACAGAGTCTTTGGTTTGATCCTAGtaaagaatttcattcttactCTATCCTCTGGAATCAACATCAAGTCGT TTTTCTAGTGGATGAAACACCGATACGCGTATACTCGAACAAGGAGAAAAGAGGGGTACCATTCCCAAAAGATCAACCCATGGGTGTATATAGTTCAATATGGAATGCAGATGATTGGGCAACACAAGGTGGAAGGGTAAAAACCGATTGGACCCACGCTCCATTTGTTTCCTCGTACAAGGGTTTTGAAATCGACGGTTGTGAATGCTCCATCACAACCACCGCTGATCAAAATCAGAAGAAATGTAGTAGTGCTACTAGTTCTGGTTCTGGTTCTGGTTCTGGTTCTAGTTCTACTTCTAGTGGAGTAACAACTCAGAAGGCTAAATATTGGTGGGACGAACCCATTATGTCTGAGCTAAACatgcatcaacatcatcaattaTTGTGGGTTCGAGCTAACCATCAAATTTATGATTACTGTACTGATAAGACTAGATTTCCAGTCACGCCTCTTGAATGTGAGCATCGTCCGTGA